The proteins below are encoded in one region of Scylla paramamosain isolate STU-SP2022 chromosome 8, ASM3559412v1, whole genome shotgun sequence:
- the LOC135102674 gene encoding uncharacterized protein LOC135102674 isoform X1 gives MKNTVAFLLLLPLLLLLLLLPGECHGSSFAQQCSFSFQTVDDKYLNITTAQKTTGDQINITMYVRPHQDLKVVLGVEGSAKYYTDFLLEKGCFNGYSQWGELWVKAKQINLVTRNNQEYKLQVRTSTCTEPCIAIIENMSHFDSLHVWASGASQWRLDHPGRQCGHIPQWTRDSYQSQPFPTCTNINPSSLLTTHVKPTTPATSTATLTKHKATLTKPPTTKLSAAHTGAIIGGLVAGSVLVTFIVMTVVRKRRGQAATKDVAVDPQNTESRREENVNSLYEPNYRQQPLYENVDRQGSVNSLYETVDRQGSLNSLYETVDRQGSLNSLYETVDRQEPLYETVDRQGSLNSLYEPFEKFRGTQ, from the exons ATGAAGAACACGgtagccttcctcctcctcctccctctgctgttgctgctactgctgctgcctggAGAGTGCCACGGCAGTTCCTTCGCCCAGCAATGTTCCTTCAGTTTCCAAACCGTGGACGATAAATACCTCAACATTACTACTGCACAAAAAACTACAGGTGACCAAATAAACATAACCATGTATGTGCGCCCACACCAAGACCTCAAAGTCGTGCTGGGAGTGGAAGGAAGCGCCAAGTACTACACCGACTTCTTGCTGGAAAAAGGCTGTTTCAACGGTTACAGTCAGTGGGGGGAACTGTGGGTGAAGGCGAAGCAAATTAACCTAGTCACACGCAACAACCAAGAATACAAACTCCAGGTGAGGACAAGCACGTGTACTGAGCCGTGTATCGCGATAATAGAAAACATGTCACATTTTGACAGCCTCCACGTGTGGGCTTCTGGCGCCTCACAATGGAGACTTGACCACCCGGGGAGACAATGCGGCCACATCCCTCAATGGACGAGAGACTCTTACCAGAGCCAGCCCTTCCCCACGTGCACAAATATAAACCCTTCATCGCTCTTAACAACTCACGTCAAGCCCACAACCCCTGCCACGTCCACGGCAACACTTACCAAGCACAAAGCAACCCTTACTAAACCCCCCACTACCAAGCTGTCAGCCGCTCACACTGGAGCAATTATAGGGGGACTAGTGGCAGGAAGTGTACTCGTGACATTTATAGTGATGACTGTGGTGAGGAAGCGACGCGGTCAAGCAGCAACGAaag ATGTAGCAGTGGATCCACAGAACACGGAATCACGACGTGAAGAAAATGTCAACAGCCTGTATGAACCTAATTATAGGCAACAACCACTGTATGAAAATGTTGACAGGCAAGGATCCGTCAACAGCCTGTATGAAACTGTAGACAGGCAAGGATCCCTCAACAGCCTGTATGAAACTGTAGACAGGCAAGGATCCCTCAACAGCCTGTATGAAACTGTAGACAGGCAAGAACCCCTGTATGAAACTGTAGACAGGCAAGGATCCCTCAACAGCCTGTATGAACCCTTTGAAAAGTTTCGAGGCACACAGTAG
- the LOC135102676 gene encoding dual specificity protein phosphatase 3-like — protein MGRRRIQRCNTAELRDLVDPIGSRWYRPINSFDEVFPGVLLGDADTALSTQEIKDNNITHILNAAQGTNNHAYSGYVGTNPSYYAKLRNIKFMGIPAMDMPSFYIRPYLRQAADFIDKALKEGGRVLVHCVCGISRSAALVVAFLMLKRGMNVQTAVSTIKKKRNIYPNQGFMSQLCDLDYELRKTGELPADNVELGPGPITMEREESPIRNLSAYPRFTLVPAKTMDTYTSTKNFVTPRRARSCERYDVAPRKSVADHHPLVEVPPRRESRSPSPRASWSLSSPTCTTWATTTWAARCSTRTPATPAPSPGLRPR, from the exons atgggtCGCCGCAGGATCCAGCGCTGCAACACGGCCGAGCTGAGGGACCTGGTGGATCCCATTGGGTCAAGATGGTACCGTCCCATCAACTCCTTCGATGAGGTCTTCCCGGGGGTCCTGCTCGGCGACGC AGACACGGCGCTGTCCACGCAGGAGATCAAGGACAACAACATCACGCACATCCTGAACGCCGCGCAGGGCACCAACAACCACGCCTACAGCGGCTACGTGGGCACCAACCCTTCCTACTATGCCAAGCTGCGCAACATCAAGTTCATGGGCATTCCTGCTATGGACATGCCCAGCTTCTACATCCGCCCTTACTTGCGTCAGGCTGCGGATTTCATCGACAAGGCGCtcaaggaaggag GCCGCGTCTTGGTGCACTGCGTGTGTGGCATCTCCAGGTCCGCGGCCCTCGTGGTGGCCTTCCTCATGCTGAAGCGAGGCATGAACGTGCAGACTGCTGTGTCCACCATCAA GAAGAAGCGCAACATCTACCCCAACCAGGGCTTCATGAGCCAGCTGTGTGACCTGGACTACGAGCTGCGCAAGACCGGCGAGCTGCCCGCCGACAACGTGGAGCTCGGCCCCGGCCCCATCACCATGGAGCGCGAGGAGTCCCCGATCCGCAACCTGTCCGCCTACCCGCGCTTCACGCTGGTGCCCGCCAAGACCATGGACACCTACACCAGCACCAAGAACTTCGTGACGCCGCGCCGCGCCCGCTCCTGCGAGAGGTACGACGTGGCCCCGCGCAAGTCTGTGGCCGACCACCACCCGCTGGTGGAGGTGCCGCCGCGCCGTGAGAGCCGCAGCCCCTCCCCTCGCGCCAGCTGGTCGTTGTCAAGCCCAACCTGTACGACCTGGGCGACAACGACGTGGGCGGCAAGGTGTTCGACACGTACGCCCGCTACGCCCGCACCTTCGCCAGGCCTCCGTCCACGGTGA
- the LOC135102674 gene encoding uncharacterized protein LOC135102674 isoform X2, translated as MKNTVAFLLLLPLLLLLLLLPGECHGSSFAQQCSFSFQTVDDKYLNITTAQKTTGDQINITMYVRPHQDLKVVLGVEGSAKYYTDFLLEKGCFNGYSQWGELWVKAKQINLVTRNNQEYKLQVRTSTCTEPCIAIIENMSHFDSLHVWASGASQWRLDHPGRQCGHIPQWTRDSYQSQPFPTCTNINPSSLLTTHVKPTTPATSTATLTKHKATLTKPPTTKLSAAHTGAIIGGLVAGSVLVTFIVMTVVRKRRGQAATKDVAVDPQNTESRREENVNSLYEPNYRQQPLYENVDRQGSVNSLYETVDRQGSLNSLYETVDRQEPLYETVDRQGSLNSLYEPFEKFRGTQ; from the exons ATGAAGAACACGgtagccttcctcctcctcctccctctgctgttgctgctactgctgctgcctggAGAGTGCCACGGCAGTTCCTTCGCCCAGCAATGTTCCTTCAGTTTCCAAACCGTGGACGATAAATACCTCAACATTACTACTGCACAAAAAACTACAGGTGACCAAATAAACATAACCATGTATGTGCGCCCACACCAAGACCTCAAAGTCGTGCTGGGAGTGGAAGGAAGCGCCAAGTACTACACCGACTTCTTGCTGGAAAAAGGCTGTTTCAACGGTTACAGTCAGTGGGGGGAACTGTGGGTGAAGGCGAAGCAAATTAACCTAGTCACACGCAACAACCAAGAATACAAACTCCAGGTGAGGACAAGCACGTGTACTGAGCCGTGTATCGCGATAATAGAAAACATGTCACATTTTGACAGCCTCCACGTGTGGGCTTCTGGCGCCTCACAATGGAGACTTGACCACCCGGGGAGACAATGCGGCCACATCCCTCAATGGACGAGAGACTCTTACCAGAGCCAGCCCTTCCCCACGTGCACAAATATAAACCCTTCATCGCTCTTAACAACTCACGTCAAGCCCACAACCCCTGCCACGTCCACGGCAACACTTACCAAGCACAAAGCAACCCTTACTAAACCCCCCACTACCAAGCTGTCAGCCGCTCACACTGGAGCAATTATAGGGGGACTAGTGGCAGGAAGTGTACTCGTGACATTTATAGTGATGACTGTGGTGAGGAAGCGACGCGGTCAAGCAGCAACGAaag ATGTAGCAGTGGATCCACAGAACACGGAATCACGACGTGAAGAAAATGTCAACAGCCTGTATGAACCTAATTATAGGCAACAACCACTGTATGAAAATGTTGACAGGCAAGGATCCGTCAACAGC CTGTATGAAACTGTAGACAGGCAAGGATCCCTCAACAGCCTGTATGAAACTGTAGACAGGCAAGAACCCCTGTATGAAACTGTAGACAGGCAAGGATCCCTCAACAGCCTGTATGAACCCTTTGAAAAGTTTCGAGGCACACAGTAG